A genomic region of Ewingella sp. CoE-038-23 contains the following coding sequences:
- a CDS encoding ACP phosphodiesterase has translation MNFLAHLHLASLANSSLLGNLLADFVRGNPDSLFSADIVSGIRMHRRVDVMTDTLPEVKIARSYFRDDFRRVAPITLDMVWDHFLCRHWATLSPDIELEEFIEACRQEIEPQLDGMPERFINLNRYLWSDRWMQSYAALPNIGNALSNMAARRPKLSALAGSYHDLELNYDALEQLFWQFYPQMMLQARQQEI, from the coding sequence ATGAATTTTTTAGCTCATCTCCATCTGGCCTCACTCGCCAACAGTTCGCTACTCGGAAACCTGCTGGCCGACTTCGTCCGTGGCAATCCTGACTCGCTATTTTCCGCTGATATCGTCAGCGGTATTCGCATGCATCGGCGGGTCGACGTCATGACCGACACCCTGCCGGAAGTGAAAATCGCCCGCAGCTATTTCCGCGATGATTTCCGCCGCGTCGCGCCTATCACGCTGGATATGGTGTGGGACCACTTTCTGTGTCGCCACTGGGCCACGCTCTCGCCGGACATTGAGCTGGAAGAGTTTATCGAAGCTTGTCGCCAAGAGATTGAACCGCAGCTGGATGGAATGCCGGAGCGCTTTATCAATCTGAATCGCTATTTATGGTCAGATCGCTGGATGCAGAGCTATGCCGCGCTGCCCAATATCGGCAATGCCTTGTCGAATATGGCCGCCCGCCGCCCGAAACTCAGCGCGCTGGCTGGCTCATATCACGACCTCGAATTGAATTATGACGCGCTGGAACAACTTTTTTGGCAGTTTTATCCGCAGATGATGCTGCAAGCCAGACAGCAGGAAATTTGA